The Roseicyclus marinus genome has a segment encoding these proteins:
- the glp gene encoding gephyrin-like molybdotransferase Glp has protein sequence MPQGVAWVPVDEALALLRARLHAVTGIEDVATSGAQGRILAAPVTARRSNPPRPNSAVDGYGFAHDATGDGVQRLPLVPGRAAAGQPFDGAVPPGHALRILTGAILPDGIDTVVLEEDCATDGQVVAFDGPVKRGINTRKAGEDVTEGATILPAGRRLTPADLALLSAVGVAQVTVHRRLRVGVLSTGDELLPDPGTDAAPHQIFDANRPMLLALIEAWGYEPVDLGHAPDDAAIIAARLDHGAQQADAILTSGGASAGDEDHVSRLLRERGTLSSWRIAVKPGRPLALALWGGVPIFGLPGNPVAALTCALVFARPALSLLAGAGWVQPQGFTVPAAFTKTKKAGRREFLRARLTEDGAAEVFASEGSGRISGLSWATGLVELPDEACTIKPGDPVRYIPYASFGITSAG, from the coding sequence ATGCCGCAGGGTGTGGCCTGGGTGCCCGTCGATGAGGCGCTGGCGCTGTTGCGCGCGCGGCTTCACGCGGTGACGGGCATCGAGGATGTGGCCACGTCAGGGGCGCAGGGTCGCATTCTGGCGGCACCCGTCACCGCGCGCCGGTCGAACCCGCCGCGCCCCAATTCCGCCGTCGATGGCTATGGGTTCGCCCATGACGCGACGGGGGACGGGGTGCAGCGCCTGCCGCTTGTGCCCGGTCGCGCGGCGGCCGGCCAACCCTTTGACGGGGCGGTGCCGCCCGGTCATGCCCTGCGCATCCTGACGGGCGCGATCCTGCCCGATGGGATCGATACCGTCGTGCTGGAGGAAGATTGCGCCACCGATGGGCAGGTCGTGGCCTTTGACGGGCCGGTCAAGCGCGGCATCAACACCCGCAAGGCGGGCGAGGATGTGACCGAAGGCGCAACAATCCTGCCTGCCGGTCGTAGGCTCACCCCCGCCGATCTGGCGCTTTTGTCGGCTGTCGGCGTGGCGCAGGTGACTGTTCATCGCCGCCTGCGGGTGGGTGTTCTGTCCACCGGGGACGAGCTTTTGCCCGATCCCGGCACGGACGCCGCGCCGCACCAAATTTTTGATGCCAACCGCCCCATGCTCCTGGCCTTGATCGAGGCATGGGGGTACGAGCCTGTCGATCTGGGCCATGCGCCCGATGATGCGGCGATCATCGCCGCGCGGCTCGATCACGGGGCGCAGCAGGCCGATGCGATCCTGACCTCGGGCGGCGCTTCGGCGGGGGACGAGGACCATGTCTCGCGCCTGTTGCGCGAGCGCGGCACCTTGTCGAGCTGGCGGATCGCGGTCAAGCCGGGCCGCCCCTTGGCACTGGCGCTCTGGGGTGGGGTTCCGATCTTCGGCTTGCCGGGAAATCCCGTGGCGGCGCTGACCTGTGCCTTGGTCTTTGCCAGACCTGCGCTGTCGCTTTTGGCCGGGGCGGGATGGGTCCAACCCCAAGGCTTCACTGTGCCTGCGGCCTTCACCAAGACAAAAAAGGCCGGGCGGCGCGAATTCCTGCGCGCGCGCCTGACAGAGGATGGCGCGGCAGAGGTTTTCGCCTCCGAAGGGTCGGGGCGGATATCAGGTCTCAGCTGGGCCACGGGGCTTGTCGAATTGCCGGACGAGGCCTGCACCATCAAGCCGGGTGATCCGGTGCGCTATATCCCCTATGCCTCTTTCGGGATCACGTCCGCCGGATGA
- a CDS encoding sulfurtransferase TusA family protein, with protein sequence MVEDATLDTLGLLCPLPVLKARKRLKSMQPGQVLRLLASDPAAVVDVPHFCAESGHELLGVEDAGDGAQAYLIRRT encoded by the coding sequence ATGGTCGAGGATGCGACGCTGGACACATTGGGCCTGCTCTGCCCGCTGCCGGTCTTGAAGGCGCGCAAGCGGTTGAAATCCATGCAACCGGGGCAGGTTCTGCGACTTCTGGCCAGCGATCCGGCCGCCGTTGTGGATGTGCCCCACTTTTGCGCCGAAAGCGGTCACGAGCTTTTGGGGGTCGAGGACGCGGGCGACGGCGCGCAGGCCTATCTCATCCGGCGGACGTGA